AGTTAATCAATATCACTGGGCTTCAGGAACTTGATCTCTCAAACAACAAGTTGGAAGGGCAAATCCTACCAGAATTTGGGAAGATGAAACAACTTCAGTATCTGGAACTTTCAGATAATGAATTGACAGGTCCGGTTCCTTCTTCCATTGGTAATCTGTCTGATCTGTCTTTCCTAATGTTGGATACAAATATGTTGAATGGATCGATCCCACTCGCATTTGGGAATCTTGGCTCTTTACAACGCCTTAGTTTTGGATGGAACCACTTCGAGGGCGGCCTTGAATTTTTGGGTGCTCTTTCGAATTGCAGACAGCTCAGTTACCTCAACATGGAGTCCAATTCTTACTCTGGGAGTCTCCCAGATTATATTGGAAACCTCTCCAAGCTACTAGTGACTTTTGTAGCAGGTGAGAACAACTTAATTGGTGGACTTCCTGCAAGTGTATCAAATTTAACTAGCCTGCAAACCATATATCTCACAGGCAACAAACTGAACAAGCCGATCCCAGAAGCGGTTGTGAAACTGGCGAACCTCCAGGTACTTGCTCTCGCCAATAATATCATGTCTGGTCCCATCCCAACCCAAATTGGTATGCTTAGAAGCCTTCAACAATTGAGTCTTGACAACAACAACTTCTCTGGCTCCATACCTGATGGCCTTGGTAATCTTAGTATGTTAGAATATATTTCTCTCCCCTATAACAAGTTGTCTTCATCCATACCACCGACTTTATTTCATATTGACAACCTTATCGGACTCAATTTGTCAAACAACCTCTTGATTGGTACACTCACACCTGATATAGGAAGCATGAATGAAATTAACACAATAGACCTCTCTGCCAACCAGCTAATTGGTGATCTTCCAGAATCATTCGGACAACTGCAGATGCTGACCTACCTCAATTTATCACATAACTTGTTTCAAGATTCAATCCCAAATTCTTTTGGCAAGTTAACAAGCTTGGAAATACTGGATCGTTCCTACAATAACCTCTCTGGAAACATCCCAATGTACCTGGCCAATCTTACATACCTCACCAATTTGAACCTCTCCTTCAATAAGCTACAAGGACGTATACCAGAAGGAGGTATTTTCTCAAACATCAGTTTACAGTCCTTGCTAGGGAATGATGCACTTTGTGGTGCTCCACGTCTAGGGTTTTCGCCATGTAtggtcagatctcactcgagaAATGGAAAGATACTAAAATTTGTACTCCCTGCTGCTCTTGCAGCATTTGGAGCAATAGTTATTTGCTTATATGTAACAATcagaagaaaaaataaaaaccCAGGAGCGTTGACAGGTTCCAATAATATTACTGATGCAGTCAGACACAGATTAATATCTTATCATGAGATTGTTCATGCCACTAACAATTTCAGTGAGGAAAATTTGTTGGGAGTAGGATGCTTTGGCAAAGTTTTCAAGGGACAGCTAAACAATGGTTTGGTGGTTGCCATCAAAGTTCTAAACGTACAATTGGAAGAAGCTACAAAGAGCTTTGATGCTGAGTGCCGAGTGCTGCGCATGGTTCGGCATCGCAACTTGATAAGGATAATCAGCACTTGTTCTAACCTAGACTTTAAAGCATTGTTACTTCAGTACATGCCTAATGGTAGCTTGGATGCACATCTGCACAATGAAGACAAGGCACCCTTGAGATTCCTCAAGAGATTGGACATCATGATAGAGGTGTCGATGGCAGTAGAATATCTGCATCATCAATATCATGAGGTAATCTTGCACTGTGACTTGAAGCCTAGCAATGTGTTATTTGATGATGATATGATGGCACACGTGGCAGATTTTGGCATAGCAAAACTCTTGTTAGGTGATAATAACTCAGTGATTTCTGCAAGCATGCCTGGAACAATCGGATATATGGCACCAGGTAGTAACCATTCATGACTGAATTTATTATGTAGTACCataccttttttttaaaaaaaagtttgtACTGATCCTTATTGTTCAAAATAATCCTTAACAGAGTATGGCTCCATGGGAAAAGCATCCAGAAAAAGCGATGTGTTTAGTTTTGGAATCATGCTGCTTGAGGTATTCACCGGGAAGAAGCCCACAGATACCATGTTTGTCGGGGATCTGAGCCTTAGGCAGTGGGTTCGTCAAGCATTTCCATCAACGATTAGCAGTATTATTGATGGTAATTTACAACAACAAGATGAAACAATACATGGTTTTCACCACACCAGCAACCCTTCGGACATTTCTCCAAGCATCTCACACAGCACTCTCAGATCAATATTTGAGTTGGGTTTGGTATGCACAAGTGACATGCCTGACGAAAGGATAACTATGACTGATGTCGTTGCCAAGTTGAAGAAAATCAAGGACGATTTTATGCATGAGAGCAGTTTAGCATGAGGTGGAAACAACATTACTGGTGTTATTGTTTAAAGATAGCTATAATGTTATCAAACTACAACCCTTGTCAGAGTAGGGGGAGCAGGGAGTTGAAGGGGACTCGAGCATCGTCCTCCCCGCGTCGTCCGTACGGCGACTCGGGGGCGACACTGCCCCCAGCCGAAACCCCCGCCGACTACCCACccccaggccgccgccgccgccctccggctagtggcggcggcggccagctgTGGCGCCCAACAAGGCTTCACCGTAGCAGCAGcttccctctcctccctccttttcctTGCCATGCCTCTGTCCCCCGGTGACATGGTCAGCCGGCGgcgagctccatggccggcgaAGGGCAGATCCGGTGTCCTCCGCCCTGGATTCGGCGTCATCCGCCCCGGATCCGGCGTTGCCTGGGCTGGCGGACACGGTCTCGCCCCTCCCCCACCGAGCCTCCCCCCCAACTCCTCTGCCTCCCCTTCCTCTTCCGCATCGTCTCCGGCACCTTGGGTTCGCCGGTGGGGCGATTCGGGGTTCTCTAGGCGCAGATCCGCCGCGCCGGTGGCCGGCCCTCCTTGGTCGATGGGATCTCCAGCGCGGTGCGCCGCTATCCGACGCGGCCCCGTGCTGGTGTTGGCGCCCCTGGCCCCGTCGCGGAGCTTCCAAGCGGTGGAGCACTGGCATGGTGGTTCAGGGCCCTAGGGTGCTGCCGCGGCGCGGCCGCTGCACCCCCTGGTCGGTGGACCCCACCCAGCACGGAGCTCCGCGACCCGACGCAGACACGTGCTGGTGCAACCTCCCCCTGGCGCGACCTCAACGTTGCAGGTGCTCCCGAGCGGCGGAGCCTCTGCACGGCCGTCTACTGGACCTGCTCTGCGGTATGGCGACTCTTCTACATGTGCGTGTGCACGGCCCTGGGTGTGCGGTTTGGCCGCGGGCTTGCCGGCGGTGGGGCTGCGTGACCTTGGACGTTCTTCTTCGCGTGCATGCGCGGCGCGTGCGGTTTGGCTGCGGGTGAGCCGGCGGCGGGGCTGCATGTCCGCGGGTGCCTTCCCCTGCGCCTCTTGTCGGGGAGGGCAGAGAGCCGTCTCCGCATTGCGATGGCGAGGGTTCTGGGCGAAAGCTCAGCTCAGCTCTTGGCTGGGCCAGCGACGACGGACGCCGTCGGGCGGACACCCTTGTTGAAGGCGTCGCTGAAGAACCCCTGCTGCCTCCTCTCCCTGGCCGGCTTGGCCAATGCGGTTCTCCTCGGTACAGGAATCGGGCGAAATCCTTGGTAAGCTCCTAGGCCGACAATGATTACGCCTACGCGTCATTTACCTCCTGGAGGCATCGTCGAAGAGTTTCTATGTCTTGTTGTTTGTTGTTGTTTCTTCTCCCCTTTTGTGTAATTGTGGCTGTGCCACCGCTAACTCTTGTGCTAGGCTGTGTGTACACAAATCTCTGTAAAACTTTATAACGGGTCGTTTTGGGTCAATATATATAAATCAGGGGGGACGCCTTCattgaaattaaaaaaaagatATTTTGTCAGCATATAATATATTGAAACTATGGTTACAGACTTACAGCACCCTTTTTAACTTCGCCAACAAATCGCCCTAGCCAAAATCATCAATCACAAACGATCTTTACCGAACGCTATGGCATCTGTTGTCGAACAGAATAACCTTGgatgagaaaaaaaaaaaaaaaaaaaaaaacttagtcACCAGGCTACCTCCGACCAACAGTATAACCTCCAACTAGCCGACTTGTGCTGGAGGCACCAACTGAAGTAAACGCCAACAAATTGTGATTCTAACATCTATTTGATTCCACAAGTAAAGCAAGTGATAACGTGATTGCGGAAACTACTGAAATTAGGATACCGGGTaatcgccctgttcgcttagcttataagccgtattttttcagccaacgaatagtatttttttttcacaataaattagccaacagtatttttagcCATGTTTTATCAGCGAAGCGAATAGGGCAAATGTAATGActataaaaaaaaaaagaattcagTAAAATGCTAGTTGAGCTGGGGGAGAAAAAACCTTAGGGCTCGACAAGGCGAACACGCCACCGCAGACCGCACTGCCAAATATTAGGACAATGCGTCCCGCAGTTGGGTGCCTGGCGCTGGAGGTCCGGCACCGCCCCGTCCTGGCGTCCTACCATGCCCGTTCGCTTCTGCTTAACAGCCGCTCTGGCTGCAGCAGCTATCGCTACAGTAGATGTCAGTTCATGGGCTGCAGACACAGCCACCGCTGTAGCTCAAAACGAACACCCCCGGACGACAGGAGATCCACGCGAAGGCGGAGCTTGCAGATCCACCGGACGATGCCCGCGGCGAACCTAGCCCTCGCACGACCGACATCGCCCATAGCGCGACCCACGTGATGTGACAATCGCTCATCCGCGCCTAACGAgatttttttaacatttttttaaactatttttaaaactgacactatttatttttttttacatCTAACACTCTTGGACGCGCCTGTTTGCACGGCGAGGCGAAACAActctgccacgccatgcatggtagCGTGGCAGGGGTGCCAACGTGGCAGCGACCAGGGTCGCTGACTGGTGACGTGGCAggccttgccgcgccaccgatcagggcgcggctgTGACGCGCCACCCGTCAGGGCGCGGCAGAGCCAAATATATGTCCGCGGCCCAGTCCCTTTCCTCCCTCTCTGTTTCACTCCACGCCACACAGCAGCCGCCTTCGTGCCGCCCAGCCCCCGCCGCCGCGCCTCCCAGCCCGCACCGCCGCCCCATTGCCTCCGGGCTCCCCCACGACCGGTCGCTGAATTTCCCTCCCTTGCCGTTCCCCTCCCTACCTTTCCCAAAGCTCCTCCCCggccttgtcaaggtaatgaagGTCCTCCTCGGCCTCTACGGTGGATCgaaggatttgaatgagtagttagggtatggaggaaaatatgagttcgttacaacgttggattgaaggattatgattgccaatgttgaggttaattggttagttagaattatgattaccgtgtattttgcttgtttgagtttgcatctcaacttttatatgtgaataaatatatggaca
The nucleotide sequence above comes from Miscanthus floridulus cultivar M001 chromosome 18, ASM1932011v1, whole genome shotgun sequence. Encoded proteins:
- the LOC136521569 gene encoding probable LRR receptor-like serine/threonine-protein kinase At3g47570, with the protein product MSSQRTMQHASYKALHLLQLVLLATVLPAAAVSSGSSGTDTDLDALLAFRAQLSDPLGVLRGNWTPGTSFCHWLGVSCSQRRERVTALALPNTPLHGSISPHIGNLSFLSVLNLTNANLTGYIPAGLGRLHRLRVLALPWNSLSGYIPATVGNLTRLESLVLLENSLSGLIPHELKDLQNLRRLDLQKNHLSGKIPEVFNNTPYLSYLNLGNNSLWGPIPVGIGCLSMLQILVLQDNHLTGTVPPDTFNKSALQVLSLVSNNNLTGTIPGNGSFSLPMLQFLSLSWAQFSPWNNFVGRIPVGLSACQFLQKISLSENAFTDVVPTLMDKLSNLRYLALGGNNIFGSIPIQLINITGLQELDLSNNKLEGQILPEFGKMKQLQYLELSDNELTGPVPSSIGNLSDLSFLMLDTNMLNGSIPLAFGNLGSLQRLSFGWNHFEGGLEFLGALSNCRQLSYLNMESNSYSGSLPDYIGNLSKLLVTFVAGENNLIGGLPASVSNLTSLQTIYLTGNKLNKPIPEAVVKLANLQVLALANNIMSGPIPTQIGMLRSLQQLSLDNNNFSGSIPDGLGNLSMLEYISLPYNKLSSSIPPTLFHIDNLIGLNLSNNLLIGTLTPDIGSMNEINTIDLSANQLIGDLPESFGQLQMLTYLNLSHNLFQDSIPNSFGKLTSLEILDRSYNNLSGNIPMYLANLTYLTNLNLSFNKLQGRIPEGGIFSNISLQSLLGNDALCGAPRLGFSPCMVRSHSRNGKILKFVLPAALAAFGAIVICLYVTIRRKNKNPGALTGSNNITDAVRHRLISYHEIVHATNNFSEENLLGVGCFGKVFKGQLNNGLVVAIKVLNVQLEEATKSFDAECRVLRMVRHRNLIRIISTCSNLDFKALLLQYMPNGSLDAHLHNEDKAPLRFLKRLDIMIEVSMAVEYLHHQYHEVILHCDLKPSNVLFDDDMMAHVADFGIAKLLLGDNNSVISASMPGTIGYMAPEYGSMGKASRKSDVFSFGIMLLEVFTGKKPTDTMFVGDLSLRQWVRQAFPSTISSIIDGNLQQQDETIHGFHHTSNPSDISPSISHSTLRSIFELGLVCTSDMPDERITMTDVVAKLKKIKDDFMHESSLA